One part of the Augochlora pura isolate Apur16 chromosome 3, APUR_v2.2.1, whole genome shotgun sequence genome encodes these proteins:
- the Dnt gene encoding tyrosine-protein kinase Dnt isoform X1, with translation MLLKLAVLLSMLLRPGASYFNLFLSQAEVRKLMGLKAELFYVREGVINEYAIKFVVPVPAQVHKLHFTWENLAGRPLPYSMSIDISNPSALSSSLNISQAGEIPVGGLQTWALALHCGPYDAEIDLSLRINVSLSRRNTTSLDFRRKKICLKDKSNIGAEEVLVAASGTTSGGQVFYAAVGCVCAFIAAIFVLVIAYYVRDKKTRRHRDPLQESRGLSSACSVERSTGVGPAQTFLSSETPPPASATSTSTYRRLDDRPSRELHERIQEITVQRCRVRLLSIEMEGTFGRVYRGSYHEEGASTPRDVLVKTAAEHASQSQVALLLREGLALYGLSHPVLLPVLGVSIEDRSAPFLLYPHTGYKNMKRFLLRCKLSSEGPPRALTTQEVVEMALQAAKGVQYLHRKRLVHRDLAARNCVVDDDLRVQITDNALARDLFPQDYHCLGDNENRPIKWLAIESLLNKTFSTTSDVWAFGVLLWELTTLAQQPYVEVDAFEMASYLRDGYRLAQPINCPDELFAVMAYCWAMSADERPTFSQLIVCLQDFHTQLTRYV, from the exons GCCTGAAAGCGGAATTGTTTTACGTGCGAGAGGGCGTCATCAACGAGTAcgcaattaaattcgtcgtccCAGTGCCGGCGCAGGTTCACAAGCTGCATTTCACTTGGGAAAATCTCGCCGGTAGACCG CTGCCATACTCGATGTCAATAGACATCAGCAATCCGTCAGCCTTGAGCAGTTCCCTGAATATATCACAGGCTGGCGAGATCCCAGTGGGTGGTCTTCAAACCTGGGCATTGGCGTTACATTGCGGCCCGTACGATGCGGAAATCGATCTCAGTCTTCGAATAAATGTCTCCCTATCGAGACGAAACACGACCAGCCTGGACTTCAGACGGAAGAAAATCTGTTTGAAGGATAAGAGCAATATAGGAGCCGAAGAAGTGCTGGTCGCAGCTTCTGGAACCACTTCCGGCGGACAAGTGTTTTACGCTGCTGTTGGCTGCGTCTGTGCCTTCATTGCCGCTATCTTTGTTCTGGTTATTGCATACTATGTGCGTGATAAAAAGACCAGAAGGCATCGTGACCCTCTTCA GGAGTCGAGAGGCCTAAGTTCCGCGTGCAGCGTGGAACGCAGTACTGGCGTTGGCCCAGCGCAAACATTTTTGTCTTCTGAAACACCACCTCCGGCATCTGCTACATCGACGTCTACTTACAGACGATTAGACGATCGACCCAGTCGAGAGCTACACGAGAGAATCCAGGAAATTACAGTTCAGag ATGCAGGGTACGCCTTCTCAGCATTGAAATGGAAGGCACATTCGGTCGCGTGTACAGAGGCAGTTATCACGAGGAGGGCGCGTCTACCCCGAGGGATGTCCTAGTGAAAACTGCTGCTGAACATGCATCACAGTCGCAA GTCGCCCTCCTCTTGCGCGAGGGATTAGCGCTATACGGTTTAAGCCACCCGGTGTTGCTGCCCGTTTTGGGTGTCTCGATCGAGGACAGAAGCGCGCCATTCCTTTTGTATCCGCACACCGGATACAAGAACATGAAGAGGTTCTTGCTGAGGTGCAAGTTGAGCAGCGAGGGGCCACCGAGGGCTCTCACCACGCAAGAAGTCGTGGAAATGGCCCTTCAAGCGGCCAAAGGAGTTCAGTATCTTCACAGAAAGAGGCTGGTGCACAGAGATCTGGCTGCCAGGAATTGCGT CGTCGACGACGATCTCAGGGTTCAAATCACGGACAATGCTCTGGCCAGGGATCTGTTCCCCCAGGATTATCATTGTCTCGGCGACAACGAGAACCGGCCAATCAAGTGGCTCGCCATCGAGAGTCTGCTGAACAAGACGTTCAGCACCACCTCCGACGTG tGGGCATTCGGGGTATTATTATGGGAACTGACAACGCTGGCGCAGCAACCGTACGTGGAGGTAGACGCATTCGAAATGGCTTCGTATCTCAGGGACGGCTACCGATTAGCACAGCCAATCAACTGTCCGGACGAACTGTTCGCTGTCATGGCATATTGTTGGGCGATGTCCGCGGACGAGAGGCCGACGTTTAGCCAATTGATCGTCTGCCTGCAAGATTTCCACACCCAGCTGACCAGATACGTCTAA
- the Dnt gene encoding tyrosine-protein kinase Dnt isoform X2 has translation MSIDISNPSALSSSLNISQAGEIPVGGLQTWALALHCGPYDAEIDLSLRINVSLSRRNTTSLDFRRKKICLKDKSNIGAEEVLVAASGTTSGGQVFYAAVGCVCAFIAAIFVLVIAYYVRDKKTRRHRDPLQESRGLSSACSVERSTGVGPAQTFLSSETPPPASATSTSTYRRLDDRPSRELHERIQEITVQRCRVRLLSIEMEGTFGRVYRGSYHEEGASTPRDVLVKTAAEHASQSQVALLLREGLALYGLSHPVLLPVLGVSIEDRSAPFLLYPHTGYKNMKRFLLRCKLSSEGPPRALTTQEVVEMALQAAKGVQYLHRKRLVHRDLAARNCVVDDDLRVQITDNALARDLFPQDYHCLGDNENRPIKWLAIESLLNKTFSTTSDVWAFGVLLWELTTLAQQPYVEVDAFEMASYLRDGYRLAQPINCPDELFAVMAYCWAMSADERPTFSQLIVCLQDFHTQLTRYV, from the exons ATGTCAATAGACATCAGCAATCCGTCAGCCTTGAGCAGTTCCCTGAATATATCACAGGCTGGCGAGATCCCAGTGGGTGGTCTTCAAACCTGGGCATTGGCGTTACATTGCGGCCCGTACGATGCGGAAATCGATCTCAGTCTTCGAATAAATGTCTCCCTATCGAGACGAAACACGACCAGCCTGGACTTCAGACGGAAGAAAATCTGTTTGAAGGATAAGAGCAATATAGGAGCCGAAGAAGTGCTGGTCGCAGCTTCTGGAACCACTTCCGGCGGACAAGTGTTTTACGCTGCTGTTGGCTGCGTCTGTGCCTTCATTGCCGCTATCTTTGTTCTGGTTATTGCATACTATGTGCGTGATAAAAAGACCAGAAGGCATCGTGACCCTCTTCA GGAGTCGAGAGGCCTAAGTTCCGCGTGCAGCGTGGAACGCAGTACTGGCGTTGGCCCAGCGCAAACATTTTTGTCTTCTGAAACACCACCTCCGGCATCTGCTACATCGACGTCTACTTACAGACGATTAGACGATCGACCCAGTCGAGAGCTACACGAGAGAATCCAGGAAATTACAGTTCAGag ATGCAGGGTACGCCTTCTCAGCATTGAAATGGAAGGCACATTCGGTCGCGTGTACAGAGGCAGTTATCACGAGGAGGGCGCGTCTACCCCGAGGGATGTCCTAGTGAAAACTGCTGCTGAACATGCATCACAGTCGCAA GTCGCCCTCCTCTTGCGCGAGGGATTAGCGCTATACGGTTTAAGCCACCCGGTGTTGCTGCCCGTTTTGGGTGTCTCGATCGAGGACAGAAGCGCGCCATTCCTTTTGTATCCGCACACCGGATACAAGAACATGAAGAGGTTCTTGCTGAGGTGCAAGTTGAGCAGCGAGGGGCCACCGAGGGCTCTCACCACGCAAGAAGTCGTGGAAATGGCCCTTCAAGCGGCCAAAGGAGTTCAGTATCTTCACAGAAAGAGGCTGGTGCACAGAGATCTGGCTGCCAGGAATTGCGT CGTCGACGACGATCTCAGGGTTCAAATCACGGACAATGCTCTGGCCAGGGATCTGTTCCCCCAGGATTATCATTGTCTCGGCGACAACGAGAACCGGCCAATCAAGTGGCTCGCCATCGAGAGTCTGCTGAACAAGACGTTCAGCACCACCTCCGACGTG tGGGCATTCGGGGTATTATTATGGGAACTGACAACGCTGGCGCAGCAACCGTACGTGGAGGTAGACGCATTCGAAATGGCTTCGTATCTCAGGGACGGCTACCGATTAGCACAGCCAATCAACTGTCCGGACGAACTGTTCGCTGTCATGGCATATTGTTGGGCGATGTCCGCGGACGAGAGGCCGACGTTTAGCCAATTGATCGTCTGCCTGCAAGATTTCCACACCCAGCTGACCAGATACGTCTAA
- the LOC144467695 gene encoding uncharacterized protein LOC144467695, translating to MKKDNSKQLLDIINNIQIIINGKEIKPSLEGCQNSVCKVSMSSNQDGDGNVITDLHLRIITKSETDPKVNEIPVVDGVRGVEDSHDHPVVASRPATYLRNNIPQIQTRFQDSEPWYQGGRTFQRPQITWRYQVPVQFAGRQFPQYGGRPAAAPVIDDKIEPPLSNTQGRNK from the exons atgaaaaag GATAATTCGAAGCAACTGTtggatattataaataatatccagATCATAATCAACGGGAAAGAAATCAAACCGAGCCTGGAAGGCTGCCAAAATAGTGTTTGCAAAGTGTCAATGTCGTCGAACCAGGATGGTGATGGTAACGTCATAACCGACTTGCACCTCAGAATAATAACGAAGTCTGAGACTGATCCAAAGGTCAATGAAATTCCGGTTGTCGATGGCGTGCGAGGCGTAGAAGATTCGCATGATCACCCTGTCGTAGCCTCAAGACCAGCGACATACTTACGCAACAATATCCCACAG ATACAAACACGTTTCCAAGACAGCGAACCTTGGTATCAAGGTGGAAGAACCTTCCAGAGGCCACAAATTACGTGGCGTTACCAAGTTCCGGTGCAATTTGCAGGCAGACAATTTCCACAATATGGCGGACGGCCAGCAGCTGCACCCGTTATCGATGACAAGATAGAACCACCGCTGAGCAATACCCAAGGCCGCAACAAATAG
- the LOC144468167 gene encoding uncharacterized protein LOC144468167 isoform X2 — protein sequence MSAITTRPATHRNHSVSLGTINQTTIGVLFLFIDEDGLQENDLRADTEFVETLRAKRQSIFESTDDSTTTPKDSTTASAPSTTPANTTPKKPNPPTKPKPSSPSAPKPNSPAPKPSTPAPKPRPRPSKPNSAIQSIPSRPATNPTTLQTDPTTPEPNTSPSEATTTPKPSDTEEPEEPKSTTPKVGLGSRIDGEEPDQEPSEVKKPPVKPLASSAMKPATNPAMNPAANPAPSGYPQNGYMPQSTFPNFSPFSSPYNPYGDPTFNSIPGPNNFAWTGTSQGQGAAGSFASAGASSGASSFGGGYGYGGSTPNQPSLADRGAFVDNTPNVGNTPNYGYTPNSGYPNTGYAPNTGSVGGFGFSGVGTGLPFQDPNAFVFPEFNPEAFQRQMEEQFRQLHNQFQKQQQALFETANRIGTDGFSGSHPGGNTAVSSISLGPQGGYQAGAIHPAAPGVQSRFGEDIPAPSGNSYGVFSSSSSKTVIGPDGKPISHKTSTTGVNDNGNISYHTVRD from the exons ATGTCGGCAATAACCACGAGGCCTGCGACTCACCGTAACCACAGCGTTTCGCTGGGAACAATTAACCAAACGACCATTGgtgttttgtttcttttcatcgACGAAGACGGCTTGCAAGAAAACGATTTGAGAGCTGACACGGAGTTCGTCGAAACGCTGAGGGCGAAACGGCAATCGATCTTCGAGAGCACCGACGATAGCACCACCACGCCTAAGGACTCGACCACTGCCTCTGCACCGAGCACAACTCCTGCGAACACCACCCCGAAAAAACCCAATCCTCCGACCAAGCCGAAACCGTCGAGTCCTTCAGCACCTAAACCGAATTCACCAGCACCTAAACCGAGTACACCGGCACCCAAACCGCGTCCACGACCGTCTAAACCGAATTCAGCGATCCAGTCTATACCGAGTCGCCCCGCCACCAATCCTACTACTTTGCAAACAGATCCTACAACACCCGAACCCAACACCTCGCCGTCCGAAGCCACCACCACGCCGAAACCGTCTGACACCGAGGAACCAGAAGAGCCAAAGTCAACGACCCCGAAGGTTGGGCTTGGTTCTCGTATCGATGGGGAGGAGCCTGACCAGGAGCCCTCGGAAGTGAAGAAGCCTCCGGTCAAGCCACTTGCGAGTTCTGCGATGAAACCTGCGACGAATCCTGCAATGAATCCTGCGGCGAATCCTGCGCCTTCTGGCTATCCTCAGAACGGTTACATGCCCCAGTCCACCTTCCCGAACTTCTCTCCATTCTCGTCACCTTATAACCCTTACGGTGATCCTACTTTCAACTCTATCCCAGGTCCTAACAATTTCGCCTGGACCGGAACCAGCCAAGGACAAGGAGCGGCTGGGTCCTTCGCTTCAGCTGGAGCCTCTTCTGGAGCTTCTTCCTTCGGAGGTGGCTATGGATATGGTGGAAGCACACCCAATCAACCGTCGTTGGCTGATCGAGGAGCTTTCGTCGACAATACCCCTAACGTCGGCAATACGCCTAACTACGGCTATACGCCGAACTCGGGCTACCCGAACACCGGCTACGCACCGAACACGGGTAGTGTTGGGGGATTTGGTTTCAGTGGAGTAG GCACAGGCTTACCATTCCAGGATCCTAACGCTTTTGTGTTCCCGGAATTCAATCCGGAGGCTTTCCAGAGACAAATGGAGGAACAATTCAGGCAGCTCCATAATCAGTTCCAGAAACAACAACAGGC gCTTTTCGAGACTGCCAATCGCATAGGAACCGATGGTTTTTCGGGTTCCCACCCCGGTGGTAATACTGCTGTCTCCAGCATTAGTCTTGGACCGCAGGGTGGTTATCAAGCTGGTGCTATCCATCCG gCTGCGCCGGGAGTGCAATCCAGATTCGGCGAAGACATTCCAGCACCTTCTGGAAACAGTTACGGGGTATTCTCCAGCTCGAGCTCGAAAACCGTGATCGGGCCAGACGGCAAACCGATTTCTCACAAAACGTCGACGACCGGCGTGAACGACAATGGGAATATCAGTTACCACACCGTCAGAGATTAA